AATGACAATATGTAAAGATGATTGCCTTTGAATTAATTGTTGAATATTATGAGATTCTTTGAGTATTTTGACACGACTGTGACACTGGCCAATTATTTATGTAgcaaaaaaaggaaacattGATTCTAAAGTTAAATGTACCTTCTTTGTTCATGCTTACATTGCAGCATTCTAgtatcttcttttgttttcagttttatctCAGGAATATCTCTGCTTGGCACGCCAACAGAGTTATATATTTATGGAACATCCTACGTATTCGCCTTAGTCGGTGCTTTAATGATGTCTATAATAGTTTCGTATACGTTCCTACCCATATTACATCAACTTAACCTTACATCAGCTTATGAAGTAAGTTGCACCTCTTTTACTGACTAGCTAAGCtagcgacttcgttcgcgtggtaaAGTGAAATTTGAACAATCTTTTCATTTACAATTagcataactttttaatttttgaccaGTTGGcatgaaacaaaaactaacgCAAAACAATATCTATACTTAGATACAAACAATTGAAAGCAACTGAATCAAATAAGTCGTTGCAGAGTTCATCGCTTACAGACGcatagacaaacagacaaaaactaCAAATGTCTCGATATTGTTTGTAGAcaatgcaataatattttacatttctaaaaattacatatattacCGAATCAAGTGGAAAACCTATACAAAGTAGTAACAACTGtcatatttaatttggttttttacatatcaatttattttcagtacctGGAGCTTCGTTATGACAAGCGATTACGGGTTTTTGGGTCCGTAATATTTAGCGTATATTTAGTAAGTACATAATGTTACCTTGCCTTAAGAGTACATATTATACTTAAGTATAGtaaaacacaaagaaaattttccttaaaaataatttaaattactaaaatttttgatttttcttatgttattattaatctcttttatgtattttagttgGCGTGGCTGCCTATTGTGGTATACGTTCCAGCTTTAGCGTTCAATCAAGGTAAAGACATATGtataatgttctttttataaCTGCACGTTTCTCTTAATTGTTcttaatttcattgaaatggTCTATGTTTCAGTGACCGGTATCAACATTCACATAACGACGCCAATACTTTGCTTCGTCTGCATATTTTATACGTCTTTGGTGAGTAATATCTTTTATGTCGCTTACTGTtagatacgaaaaaaaaaactttaaatttaaactgttgAATAtggaaaaaatctttaaatattaattgtctCTCCATATCTTGAGTAACAGAGggagaattaatatttattatcttttcagGGAGGCTTAAAAGCGGTAGTATGGACTGATGTGATTCAAACAATAGTGATGATCGGAGCAATGTTATTAGTTATAGTAAAAGGGACCATAAATGTCGGCGGCTTTAcagaagttattaaaaaaaattggaatacAGGACGACTGGAATTTCCaccgtaattatattttaagcttttttgtttctgtaaagaaatatattatgatcAGTAGTGATTCAATCCGTCTGTCTGTCGCAGAGCGTTTCACAAAAATTtcaattcacataaaaaaaagtaccaaactcagaacaagcattcgtaaatTCGACAAATGGATTGGATTTTGCTTGATAGGTTTAAACGACTTTGCTATCCGTGCAATAGTATTGTGATAACTGTCAATTTAGtttagaataaaatacatatatttttttagtttcaaattagACTTAACAGAAAGACATTCAGTATGGTCGGTATCCATCGGCGCAACATTCTACTGGATTGGCAACATAGCTGTAAACCAATCTATGATGCAAAGATTTCTTTCGTTACCAGAATTGAAATCATCAAAGAAGTAAGTACTTTTGTAACCAAGTAATATAAAGATCAGGTCGCAAAGTAGGCAGTTATTGGTTGGAAGTGAGACAGTCTTCTAGTCTACATGAGGTAGAAAGACGTTGTTCTTCCATGATTATGGTAGGGTCACTTTATGAGGTGGTGACAGGCCCCCAGCACTTATCTACCTATCTACTTAGAACTATCCTTTATGAGGacaacattttttctttctttattttgtgcTTAGTATATATATTTTCGTATTCCACTTAGAAGAGCaagtatgagaggcctgcatcCAGCAGAGGGACGACTAGGTTGAATTAAGTCATAGATTGGtgcttttgtaaataaataagcttttaCCCGGGACTATGACTTCATGGCAATTAGGATCATTATAAGGAACTTACTGAATATAtgatattattcaaataaatctgAAAATCGGAACGTTTTTACAAATGTTACCCCTTTTGCGATAATTAATACCTTCACTTAATTTCAGGACTCTCTGGGGTTTTCTCTTCGGCGTAGTTTTCATTGTGTTCATCTGTGGCTACAGTGGTTTAGTGGCGTTCGCAAGATACCATGACTGCGACCCACTGGATTCCAAGCTAGCATTGGCTAAAGACCAGCTTCTTCCATTACTGGTGATGGACATACTTGGGGATTGGCACGGCATGCCTGGGATCTTTGTGGCTGGGGTGTTTAGCGCTGCTCTAAGGTGAGTCAAAAACGTAAAGTAAAAGGTAAAACATAGACtagttacattaaatttatttaaaaatattttaattatcataaagAGCCACAACACCTAATGAACCTACACGAATTGAGGCTGGGAAAAGATCAAGGAAATCTCGGCTTAAGGTTATGCAAGATTAGTTTTCTGTGTACAAAATTATGTATATCGAAAGACTTACTAggaagttaataaaattaaacac
This sequence is a window from Trichoplusia ni isolate ovarian cell line Hi5 chromosome 8, tn1, whole genome shotgun sequence. Protein-coding genes within it:
- the LOC113496459 gene encoding sodium-coupled monocarboxylate transporter 2-like, coding for MSDEKLHVSAVRQSLQHFAWFDYILFVFMLTICGGIGVYFGFVKKQSSTQDYLMGGRNMKVLPVCFSLVASFISGISLLGTPTELYIYGTSYVFALVGALMMSIIVSYTFLPILHQLNLTSAYEYLELRYDKRLRVFGSVIFSVYLLAWLPIVVYVPALAFNQVTGINIHITTPILCFVCIFYTSLGGLKAVVWTDVIQTIVMIGAMLLVIVKGTINVGGFTEVIKKNWNTGRLEFPPFKLDLTERHSVWSVSIGATFYWIGNIAVNQSMMQRFLSLPELKSSKKTLWGFLFGVVFIVFICGYSGLVAFARYHDCDPLDSKLALAKDQLLPLLVMDILGDWHGMPGIFVAGVFSAALSSLSTGLNSMAAVVLEDFWKPFFRKLSHRQTQILVRGVVVVLGAICVALVYVVERLGSVLQLTMSLSSASMGALSGVFLMGMFLPFIDSTSALTGGVFGLTSAWWIAAQSQLAQANGMLKFEEKPRFTSNCTYTFDEIVRNVDDAESEVPYLYRISYLWFTGFGCMVTISIACIVSLRKSVKLHQDHRLFAPFVRRWLEKEKINDVYMKSVK